In Microbacterium foliorum, the following proteins share a genomic window:
- a CDS encoding acyl-CoA dehydrogenase family protein, with the protein MTMTTVTTTAEEREAILDAVREFADTELAPFAAERDEKHIFPRESLGKAGELGLGGIYVREDFGGTGLSRSDTVAIFEELAKGDPAVAAYISIHNMVVWMIDTYGDDAQRGRWLPALTAMQEFGGYCLTEPGVGSDAANVATSAVRDGDDYLLTGVKQFISGAGEAAVYVVMARTGEPGARGISAFLVPGDAEGLSFGAPEKKMGWHAQPTRQVILDGVRIPASGMLGDEGRGFAIAMSALNGGRLNIAACSLGGAQWALDRAVQYVHERVAFGEPLAEKQSIMFAIADMRTDLQAARLMVRDGALAVDEQAPDATMRCAMAKRFATDAGFDVANRALQLHGGYGYLQDYGIERVVRDLRVHQILEGTNEIMRLIVGREMLRPAGSASLQRTGGDPMRSAS; encoded by the coding sequence ATGACCATGACCACCGTCACCACCACCGCCGAAGAGCGCGAGGCCATTCTCGACGCCGTCCGCGAGTTCGCCGACACCGAGCTCGCACCGTTCGCGGCCGAACGCGACGAGAAGCACATCTTCCCCCGCGAGTCGCTCGGCAAGGCGGGCGAGCTCGGGCTCGGCGGCATCTACGTGCGCGAGGACTTCGGCGGCACTGGGCTGAGCCGCTCCGACACGGTCGCGATCTTCGAAGAGCTCGCCAAGGGCGACCCTGCCGTCGCCGCCTACATCTCGATCCACAACATGGTGGTCTGGATGATCGACACCTACGGAGACGACGCGCAGCGCGGCCGGTGGCTGCCCGCACTCACCGCGATGCAGGAGTTCGGCGGATACTGCCTGACCGAGCCTGGCGTCGGATCCGACGCCGCGAACGTCGCCACGAGTGCGGTGCGCGACGGAGACGACTACCTGCTCACGGGTGTGAAGCAATTCATCTCGGGCGCCGGCGAGGCCGCGGTCTACGTCGTCATGGCGCGCACCGGCGAGCCGGGTGCCCGCGGCATCAGCGCCTTCCTGGTTCCCGGAGACGCCGAGGGCCTGAGCTTCGGGGCACCCGAGAAGAAGATGGGCTGGCATGCGCAGCCGACCCGCCAGGTGATCCTCGACGGCGTGCGCATCCCGGCATCCGGAATGCTCGGCGACGAGGGCCGTGGCTTCGCGATCGCGATGTCGGCACTCAACGGTGGCCGCCTCAACATCGCGGCCTGCTCGCTGGGCGGCGCGCAGTGGGCGCTCGACCGCGCCGTGCAGTACGTGCACGAGCGCGTCGCGTTCGGCGAACCGCTGGCCGAGAAGCAGTCGATCATGTTCGCGATCGCCGACATGCGCACCGATCTGCAGGCCGCTCGCCTCATGGTCAGAGACGGCGCGCTGGCCGTCGACGAGCAGGCGCCGGACGCGACCATGCGCTGCGCCATGGCCAAGCGGTTCGCGACGGATGCCGGATTCGACGTCGCCAACCGCGCTCTGCAGCTGCACGGCGGCTACGGCTACCTGCAGGACTACGGCATCGAGCGGGTCGTGCGCGATCTGCGGGTGCACCAGATCCTCGAGGGCACCAACGAGATCATGCGCCTGATCGTCGGCCGCGAGATGCTGCGACCGGCTGGGTCGGCGTCCCTTCAGCGGACCGGCGGAGACCCGATGCGGAGCGCATCATGA
- a CDS encoding CoA-acylating methylmalonate-semialdehyde dehydrogenase, with protein sequence MTRTIPHFVGGKHFTPEGGRFADVFDPSTGSVQARVPLASTAEVAEVIANAEAAQVEWAATNPQKRARVLLRFLDLAQREMQSLAELLASEHGKTVDDAKGDIQRGLEVIEFSAGAPHLLKGEYSTGAGAGIDVYSMRQPLGVVAAITPFNFPAMIPLWKAGPALAAGNAVVLKPSERDPSVPVRIAELFLEAGLPAGVLNVVHGDKEAVDALLTDDRIRAVGFVGSTPIAEYIYSTAAAHGKRAQCFGGAKNHMIVMPDADLDQAVDALIGSGYGSAGERCMAISVAVPVGQETADALAAKLTERVAQLRIGPSLSADVDYGPLVTRAAVERVEGYIQQGVDEGATLLADGRGFSVPGHEQGFYLGPTLFDHVTTDMAIYREEIFGPVLVIARAADYEEALRMASEHEYGNGVAIFTRDGDAARDFAARVEVGMVGVNVPIPVPIAYYTFGGWKRSGFGDLNQHGADAFRFYTKTKTVTSRWPAAGIRDGASFVIPTMH encoded by the coding sequence ATGACTCGTACCATTCCCCACTTCGTAGGCGGAAAGCACTTCACCCCCGAGGGTGGCCGCTTCGCCGACGTGTTCGATCCGAGCACCGGATCCGTCCAGGCGCGCGTGCCGCTGGCCTCCACCGCGGAGGTCGCCGAGGTGATCGCGAACGCCGAGGCCGCGCAGGTCGAGTGGGCGGCGACCAACCCGCAGAAGCGCGCTCGCGTGCTGCTGCGATTCCTCGATCTGGCACAGCGCGAGATGCAGTCGCTCGCCGAGCTGCTTGCGAGCGAGCACGGCAAGACGGTCGACGACGCGAAGGGCGACATCCAGCGGGGCCTCGAGGTCATCGAGTTCTCCGCGGGCGCTCCGCACCTGCTGAAGGGCGAGTACTCGACCGGCGCCGGTGCGGGCATCGACGTCTACTCGATGCGGCAGCCCCTCGGAGTGGTCGCCGCGATCACGCCCTTCAACTTCCCTGCCATGATCCCGCTGTGGAAGGCGGGCCCCGCGCTCGCCGCCGGCAACGCCGTGGTGCTCAAGCCCAGTGAGCGTGACCCCTCGGTCCCCGTCCGCATCGCCGAGCTGTTCCTCGAGGCGGGGCTGCCCGCCGGCGTGCTCAACGTCGTGCACGGAGACAAGGAGGCCGTCGACGCGCTGCTCACCGACGACCGCATCCGGGCCGTGGGATTCGTCGGCTCGACCCCGATCGCCGAGTACATCTACTCGACGGCGGCCGCGCACGGCAAGCGCGCGCAGTGCTTCGGCGGTGCCAAAAACCACATGATCGTGATGCCCGACGCCGACCTCGACCAGGCCGTCGACGCTCTGATCGGCTCGGGCTACGGTTCGGCGGGCGAGCGCTGCATGGCGATCTCGGTTGCGGTCCCGGTCGGACAGGAGACGGCGGATGCTCTCGCGGCCAAGCTCACTGAGCGTGTGGCGCAGCTGCGCATCGGGCCCTCGCTCTCGGCCGACGTCGACTACGGTCCGCTGGTCACACGAGCAGCGGTCGAGCGGGTCGAGGGCTACATCCAGCAGGGCGTCGACGAGGGCGCGACCCTCCTCGCTGACGGCCGAGGCTTCTCGGTGCCGGGCCATGAGCAGGGCTTCTATCTCGGACCGACGCTGTTCGACCACGTCACGACCGACATGGCGATCTACCGCGAGGAGATCTTCGGACCGGTGCTGGTGATCGCGCGCGCCGCCGACTACGAAGAGGCGCTGCGCATGGCATCCGAGCACGAATACGGCAACGGCGTCGCGATCTTCACCCGCGACGGCGACGCCGCCCGAGACTTCGCCGCCCGGGTCGAGGTCGGCATGGTCGGCGTGAACGTGCCGATCCCCGTACCGATCGCGTATTACACGTTCGGAGGCTGGAAGCGCAGCGGATTCGGCGACCTCAACCAGCACGGCGCCGACGCCTTCCGCTTCTACACGAAGACCAAGACCGTCACGAGCCGCTGGCCCGCTGCCGGGATCCGCGACGGCGCGAGCTTCGTCATCCCCACGATGCACTGA
- a CDS encoding ATP-binding cassette domain-containing protein, with product MALAADQDLVLHARNISRRYGAVTALADASLALRRGEVMGLVGDNGAGKSTLLKVLSGAVVPDGGTIKVEGKPVDFRRPTDALAVGIETVYQDLALVDTMSAVQNVYLGREELSTNPILKALNVVNDRGMRARSREVLAELGVGIQSVNVSVKGMSGGQRQCLAIARALLWGRSIVILDEPTAALGVRESQQVLDLIGRLREHGVSVILVSHNMQQLHTVADRVTVMRLGRSVAVRDIADVTAQDIVGLITGALPADVPTPEDTETLVS from the coding sequence ATGGCACTCGCTGCTGACCAGGATCTGGTTCTCCACGCTCGCAACATCTCTCGCCGGTACGGCGCCGTCACCGCTCTCGCCGACGCCTCGCTCGCCCTGCGCCGCGGCGAGGTCATGGGCCTGGTCGGTGACAACGGCGCCGGCAAGTCCACACTGCTCAAGGTGCTCTCGGGTGCGGTGGTGCCCGACGGCGGCACCATCAAGGTCGAGGGCAAGCCGGTCGACTTCCGTCGACCGACCGATGCTCTGGCCGTCGGCATCGAGACCGTCTACCAGGACCTGGCGCTCGTCGACACCATGTCGGCCGTGCAGAACGTGTACCTCGGTCGTGAAGAGCTGTCGACCAATCCGATCCTCAAGGCGCTGAACGTCGTGAACGACCGAGGCATGCGTGCCCGCTCGCGCGAGGTGCTCGCCGAACTCGGCGTCGGCATCCAGTCGGTCAACGTGTCGGTCAAGGGCATGTCGGGCGGACAGCGCCAGTGCCTCGCGATCGCCCGTGCCCTGCTCTGGGGCCGCAGCATCGTGATCCTCGACGAGCCCACCGCCGCGCTCGGCGTGCGCGAGTCGCAGCAGGTGCTCGACCTCATCGGCCGCCTGCGCGAGCACGGAGTCAGCGTGATCCTCGTGAGCCACAACATGCAGCAGCTGCACACCGTCGCAGATCGCGTCACCGTGATGCGCCTCGGCCGGTCGGTCGCCGTGCGTGACATCGCCGACGTCACCGCGCAGGACATCGTCGGCCTGATCACCGGGGCACTCCCCGCAGACGTCCCCACCCCGGAGGACACCGAGACCCTCGTCAGCTGA
- a CDS encoding sugar ABC transporter substrate-binding protein produces the protein MTHHSSRTALRLLGAGVALVSAIAMVGCADQASGGSGGGDDDTFTLGFAVGGQADADWQDYQGDVAQALAEQRGWKYVELSNDGDEATAVKNADLFVQQGVDAVMMFNGRPEANPVIAKKYADAEIPVITFDIAQEGWYFVGIDNAAAGTEGGTALGELAKSEWDCDVDLVISAQGTAAGQIDTWRTGNAATAIGEVCPDIPEDAYVAYEADGNLTTSLQNAPGVFAAHPDAENILVVGLNDQAVVGALQAATQLGRDANIMGWGQDGGLITGDNVDPNLAGSVMYFLEGYAAYAFQILDEIAAGDAPEVKDTGDDAAVSVQPCAVTQEQAAAIPGIEERVAEISQADEGTTLYDLYCKN, from the coding sequence ATGACGCATCACTCATCCCGCACCGCCCTGCGCCTGCTCGGCGCAGGCGTGGCACTCGTCTCGGCCATCGCGATGGTCGGCTGCGCCGATCAGGCATCCGGCGGATCCGGCGGCGGAGACGACGACACCTTCACCCTCGGCTTCGCCGTCGGCGGTCAGGCCGACGCCGACTGGCAGGACTACCAGGGCGACGTCGCCCAGGCACTCGCCGAGCAGCGCGGCTGGAAGTACGTCGAGCTCAGCAACGACGGCGACGAGGCCACCGCGGTGAAGAACGCCGACCTCTTCGTGCAGCAGGGCGTCGACGCCGTGATGATGTTCAACGGACGCCCCGAGGCGAACCCGGTCATCGCGAAGAAGTACGCGGATGCCGAGATCCCGGTCATCACGTTCGACATCGCCCAGGAGGGCTGGTACTTCGTCGGCATCGACAACGCAGCAGCCGGCACCGAGGGCGGCACAGCCCTCGGCGAACTCGCCAAGAGCGAGTGGGACTGCGACGTCGACCTCGTCATCTCGGCGCAGGGCACCGCGGCCGGGCAGATCGACACCTGGCGCACCGGCAACGCCGCGACGGCGATCGGCGAGGTCTGCCCCGACATCCCCGAGGACGCGTACGTCGCGTACGAGGCCGACGGCAACCTCACCACCTCGCTGCAGAACGCGCCAGGCGTCTTCGCGGCACACCCGGATGCCGAGAACATCCTCGTCGTCGGACTCAACGACCAGGCGGTGGTCGGCGCCCTGCAGGCGGCGACGCAGCTGGGCCGCGACGCCAACATCATGGGCTGGGGCCAGGACGGCGGCCTGATCACGGGCGACAACGTCGACCCGAACCTCGCCGGCAGCGTCATGTACTTCCTCGAGGGGTACGCGGCCTACGCCTTCCAGATCCTGGACGAGATCGCAGCCGGCGATGCGCCCGAGGTCAAGGACACGGGCGACGACGCAGCGGTGAGCGTGCAGCCGTGCGCCGTGACGCAGGAGCAGGCCGCCGCGATCCCCGGCATCGAGGAACGCGTCGCTGAGATCTCCCAGGCCGACGAGGGCACGACCCTCTACGACCTCTACTGCAAGAACTAA
- a CDS encoding ABC transporter permease has translation MTTPTLTADPAAPRSGARTARPDAGSRTALRDALTIAAVWFLLAAATTIVRPDFLSTQSLLAITFTMAISGVLSVAQGIVVIGGGLLDLSLPVALVVSAWATVTLLGAGVPDLLAVLCGIVAGGAWGLLNGLIVVYGKLNPIIVTLATGFGGLAIMMIGFKSAQIPSGSALRAFGLGQFLGLPNIFWPMLVILVVAGLAITWTRWGRRLTAVGGNAQAARARGISLRRVRLATFSGAGAVAGVAGVLFASVTPSFTPNAGASYQLIVIAAVILAGISLSGGKGNFLVLLLSVGFLSTIPVSIAFFGLPPAFALIFQGALLIIAVGIDGFRIKRGAR, from the coding sequence ATGACGACTCCCACCCTCACGGCCGATCCGGCCGCCCCGCGTTCGGGTGCGCGCACAGCGCGCCCGGACGCGGGGAGCCGCACCGCCCTGCGCGATGCGCTCACCATCGCCGCGGTCTGGTTCCTGCTCGCCGCGGCGACCACCATCGTCCGCCCGGACTTCCTCTCGACGCAGTCGCTGCTCGCCATCACCTTCACGATGGCGATCTCGGGCGTCCTCTCGGTCGCGCAGGGCATCGTCGTCATCGGCGGCGGCCTGCTCGACCTCAGCCTGCCCGTCGCCCTGGTCGTCAGCGCCTGGGCCACCGTCACCCTCCTGGGTGCCGGTGTGCCCGACCTGCTCGCGGTACTCTGCGGCATCGTCGCCGGCGGCGCCTGGGGCCTGCTGAACGGCCTGATCGTCGTGTACGGCAAGCTCAACCCGATCATCGTCACGCTCGCCACCGGCTTCGGCGGCCTCGCGATCATGATGATCGGATTCAAGTCGGCGCAGATCCCGTCGGGCTCGGCTCTCCGCGCCTTCGGACTCGGGCAGTTCCTGGGCCTCCCGAACATCTTCTGGCCCATGCTCGTGATCCTGGTGGTCGCAGGGCTCGCGATCACGTGGACGCGCTGGGGTCGACGCCTCACCGCCGTGGGCGGCAACGCACAGGCCGCGCGTGCTCGCGGTATCTCGCTGCGCCGCGTGCGACTGGCGACGTTCTCGGGAGCAGGCGCGGTCGCCGGGGTCGCCGGCGTGCTGTTCGCCTCCGTCACCCCGAGCTTCACCCCCAACGCCGGAGCCAGCTACCAGCTCATCGTGATCGCCGCGGTGATCCTCGCCGGCATCAGCCTCTCGGGCGGCAAGGGCAACTTCCTGGTGCTGCTGCTCAGCGTCGGATTCCTCTCGACCATCCCGGTGTCGATCGCCTTCTTCGGACTCCCGCCGGCATTCGCGCTGATCTTCCAGGGCGCACTCCTCATCATCGCCGTCGGCATCGACGGCTTCCGCATCAAGAGAGGTGCACGATGA
- a CDS encoding ABC transporter permease, with the protein MTTAFAPASDVQTPQALLPRVLSYLKGPVGSIALMLAAVVIIGAISVGPAFFSASNVRIVGVAVAIPLIVGVLASFALLAGVVDLSIGSMVGFGAVAFNQLVASGIDPWMAAGVTVLLGVVVGSINAFVIVGLGAEPLAVTLGMLTLLRGVCQAIVVQAPPTTLIEPLYDVTQGTTLGIPTLLLIGVGLTLVAAGVVSKTRIGRKVQAVGGDPRAAQRAGISVVRVRTVALIVSAVGAAIGGIFYVGQLGSASNILGTGLEFQIYAALMIGGYSITRGGVGNPIGALLGLLVVAGITNILNVSFIDPDYLDLIVAVILLAAVLVDRFRGGDAFE; encoded by the coding sequence ATGACCACGGCATTCGCCCCGGCATCCGACGTGCAGACACCCCAGGCTCTGCTCCCCCGGGTGCTCTCGTACCTCAAGGGCCCGGTCGGCAGCATCGCGCTGATGCTCGCCGCCGTCGTCATCATCGGCGCGATCTCGGTCGGCCCGGCGTTCTTCTCGGCCTCGAACGTGCGCATCGTCGGCGTGGCCGTCGCGATCCCGCTCATCGTGGGCGTGCTCGCATCGTTCGCCCTGCTCGCCGGCGTCGTCGACCTGTCGATCGGCTCGATGGTCGGTTTCGGCGCCGTGGCCTTCAACCAGCTCGTCGCCTCGGGCATCGACCCGTGGATGGCCGCGGGCGTCACAGTCCTGCTCGGGGTCGTCGTCGGCTCGATCAACGCGTTCGTGATCGTGGGTCTCGGGGCCGAACCGCTCGCCGTCACGCTGGGTATGCTCACGCTGCTGCGCGGGGTGTGCCAGGCGATCGTCGTGCAGGCACCGCCCACGACTCTCATCGAGCCTCTCTACGACGTGACGCAGGGCACGACCTTGGGCATCCCGACTCTGCTGCTCATCGGCGTGGGCCTCACCCTCGTCGCGGCGGGCGTGGTCTCGAAGACGCGCATCGGCCGCAAGGTCCAGGCCGTCGGCGGTGACCCCCGGGCCGCACAGCGCGCCGGCATCTCGGTCGTCCGAGTTCGCACGGTCGCACTGATCGTCAGCGCGGTCGGCGCAGCGATCGGTGGCATCTTCTATGTGGGGCAGCTCGGCTCGGCATCCAACATCCTCGGCACGGGACTCGAGTTCCAGATCTACGCGGCGCTGATGATCGGCGGATACTCGATCACGCGAGGTGGCGTGGGCAACCCGATCGGCGCGCTGCTCGGCCTGCTCGTCGTCGCCGGCATCACGAACATCCTGAACGTGAGCTTCATCGATCCGGACTACCTCGACCTCATCGTCGCGGTGATCCTGCTCGCCGCGGTGCTCGTCGACCGCTTCCGCGGTGGGGACGCGTTCGAGTGA
- a CDS encoding aldo/keto reductase, whose product MSAHPQTALASRILGRTGLSVSPICIGTAAWGVSSPVHGLTVQEEDAVQLTLAAFDSPVTFIDTSNNYGDGESERRIGLAVRRAGGVPDGFVIQTKLDRDPETDSFDPDRMRRSLDESLDRLGIDRVPILHLHDPEHIGFEAAMAPGGPIDVLQALRDEGYADFIGISGGPARMLTQFVETGVFDVLITHNRATLVDRTADALLDAATAARIGVVNAAIYGGGILASWPRTSDRYHYAPAAPEMLAAIDAMGAACERHGVPLITAALQSSLRDPRIHSTVCGLVTPAQLDQTVRMAETVVPDALWEELEALRPSKETWIDD is encoded by the coding sequence GTGAGCGCTCATCCGCAGACGGCTCTCGCGAGCCGGATCCTGGGCCGCACCGGCCTGTCGGTCTCGCCGATCTGCATCGGCACCGCGGCCTGGGGCGTCTCGTCTCCCGTGCACGGTCTGACCGTGCAGGAGGAGGATGCGGTGCAGCTCACGCTCGCCGCGTTCGACAGCCCCGTGACCTTCATCGACACCTCGAACAACTACGGCGACGGCGAGAGCGAGCGCCGCATCGGCCTCGCCGTGCGTCGAGCCGGCGGCGTGCCCGACGGGTTCGTGATCCAGACGAAACTCGATCGCGATCCCGAGACCGACTCGTTCGACCCCGACCGCATGCGTCGCTCACTCGATGAGAGCCTCGACCGGCTCGGCATCGACAGGGTGCCGATCCTGCACCTGCACGACCCCGAACACATCGGATTCGAGGCCGCGATGGCGCCGGGGGGTCCCATCGACGTGCTGCAGGCTCTGCGCGATGAGGGCTACGCCGACTTCATCGGCATCTCGGGAGGGCCGGCGCGCATGCTGACCCAGTTCGTCGAGACCGGTGTGTTCGACGTCCTCATCACCCACAACCGGGCGACGCTCGTCGACCGCACGGCCGATGCCCTGCTCGATGCCGCGACCGCAGCCCGGATCGGCGTGGTCAACGCGGCGATCTACGGCGGGGGGATCCTGGCGAGCTGGCCCAGGACCTCCGACCGCTACCACTACGCACCCGCCGCGCCCGAGATGCTCGCCGCGATCGATGCGATGGGAGCGGCATGTGAGCGCCACGGGGTCCCCCTGATCACGGCCGCCCTGCAGAGCTCGCTGCGCGACCCCCGCATCCATTCGACGGTGTGCGGACTGGTCACCCCGGCGCAGCTCGACCAGACTGTGCGCATGGCAGAGACCGTCGTTCCCGATGCCCTCTGGGAAGAGCTCGAGGCCCTGCGCCCGTCGAAGGAGACCTGGATCGATGACTGA
- a CDS encoding ThuA domain-containing protein, translating to MTDRPALLITGVGAHADPWHGLAATSTALATVLEQRMPVHRLDTDEVAGGPALTDAALIVVNISGDLATDAAAASAVLDPLLDAVASGIPLLAVHSSSLAFRDDPRWAELLGGRWVPGVTMHPQIGWSLVQPTAPLAPFRVYDERYSHLEVGSGSDLRAVHTDDGITHGLAWSRRGAAGHGGVAYSALGHGVEAYRSAGTRELVHALVDELLGEKHTARPVPSSPPATGASADLEAAALDYELIALAPHGVAVADTGFTDRFDDGELLTSGYLLVERLPEGGAALHSHGREVGRIIPDARGLQVDLPGAEVDGRTLRAAAAGIALVAEAGEWRSTGDGSAILLGEDWRVVVVHGPASTKLDNRIRLLDDLRALPETQKEQHA from the coding sequence ATGACTGACCGCCCGGCCCTCCTCATCACCGGTGTCGGCGCGCACGCCGATCCGTGGCACGGCCTCGCCGCGACGAGCACCGCACTCGCGACCGTGCTGGAACAGCGGATGCCGGTGCACCGCCTCGACACCGACGAGGTCGCGGGCGGCCCTGCGCTGACCGACGCCGCACTGATCGTCGTCAACATCAGCGGCGACCTCGCGACCGATGCCGCTGCGGCGAGCGCGGTGCTCGATCCCCTGCTCGACGCCGTGGCGTCCGGCATCCCGCTGCTCGCCGTGCACTCCTCCTCACTCGCCTTCCGTGACGACCCTCGGTGGGCAGAGCTGCTGGGCGGACGGTGGGTGCCCGGGGTGACCATGCATCCGCAGATCGGGTGGAGCCTGGTGCAGCCGACGGCGCCGCTCGCCCCGTTCCGTGTCTACGACGAGCGCTATTCGCATCTCGAGGTCGGCTCGGGCTCGGACCTCCGTGCGGTCCACACCGACGACGGGATCACCCACGGACTCGCCTGGTCGCGGCGGGGAGCCGCCGGGCATGGCGGGGTCGCGTACTCGGCGCTCGGCCACGGCGTCGAAGCGTACCGATCGGCGGGGACCCGCGAGCTCGTACATGCACTGGTCGACGAACTGCTCGGCGAAAAGCACACGGCACGCCCTGTGCCCTCGTCGCCGCCGGCCACGGGCGCCAGTGCCGATCTCGAGGCCGCCGCACTGGACTACGAGCTCATCGCTCTCGCGCCGCACGGCGTGGCTGTCGCAGACACGGGTTTCACCGATCGCTTCGACGACGGCGAGCTGCTGACATCCGGATACCTGCTCGTCGAGCGTCTGCCGGAGGGCGGCGCGGCGCTGCACAGTCACGGTCGCGAGGTGGGACGGATAATCCCCGATGCCCGTGGGCTGCAGGTCGACCTGCCCGGCGCCGAGGTCGACGGACGGACGCTGCGCGCAGCGGCCGCCGGCATCGCGCTCGTCGCCGAAGCGGGCGAATGGCGAAGCACGGGCGATGGATCTGCGATCCTGCTCGGAGAGGACTGGCGCGTCGTCGTGGTGCACGGCCCGGCGTCGACCAAGCTCGACAATCGCATCCGGCTGCTCGACGACCTGAGGGCGCTGCCCGAGACGCAGAAGGAGCAGCATGCCTGA
- a CDS encoding LacI family DNA-binding transcriptional regulator: MPDIGLRDVAERAGVSIGTVSNALNRPELVSEASAARVAAAVDELGYVPNIAARQLKAGRSDAIGFSVINITNPFFADLAFGAEEQALTAGYSVIVGNGFDSAERESRYLDLFERQRVDGVLIAPVEYHEEYLERFRRRGVPVVLVDQRHPNGTFSSVSVDNRLGGRIAAQALLDGGCRHLAFVGGPTSREQMSERLAGLHEVADAAGVRTTLIETTTLNTGLGREIGEQIADLPEADRPDGVFAGNDHLALGLLQGLVGRGLRVPEDISLVGYDDIEFAGAAVVPLTSVRQPAREMGARAIELLMHHLAGSDDPIEARFVPELVVRASTRTP; encoded by the coding sequence ATGCCTGACATCGGCCTGCGAGACGTCGCCGAACGTGCGGGGGTCTCGATCGGCACCGTCTCGAACGCGCTCAATCGACCCGAACTCGTGTCCGAGGCGTCGGCGGCCCGCGTCGCCGCGGCGGTCGACGAGCTCGGCTACGTGCCCAACATCGCCGCCCGCCAGCTCAAGGCCGGCCGCAGCGACGCCATCGGGTTCTCGGTGATCAACATCACCAACCCGTTCTTCGCCGACCTCGCGTTCGGTGCCGAAGAGCAGGCGCTGACCGCCGGGTACTCGGTGATCGTCGGCAACGGCTTCGACTCGGCCGAGCGCGAGTCGCGCTACCTCGACCTGTTCGAGCGGCAGCGGGTCGACGGGGTGCTCATCGCCCCGGTCGAGTACCACGAGGAGTATCTCGAGCGCTTCCGCCGCCGGGGCGTGCCGGTCGTGCTCGTCGATCAGCGGCATCCGAACGGCACGTTCTCGTCGGTCTCCGTCGACAACCGGCTCGGCGGACGCATCGCGGCGCAGGCGCTGCTCGACGGCGGATGCCGGCACCTCGCCTTTGTGGGCGGCCCGACGTCGCGCGAGCAGATGAGCGAGCGTCTCGCGGGGCTGCACGAGGTGGCGGATGCCGCGGGCGTGCGCACCACGCTCATCGAGACGACCACCCTCAACACCGGACTCGGCCGCGAGATCGGCGAGCAGATCGCCGACCTGCCGGAGGCCGACCGCCCGGACGGCGTTTTCGCCGGCAACGACCATCTCGCCCTCGGGCTGCTGCAGGGTCTCGTCGGACGTGGGCTGCGCGTGCCCGAGGACATCTCTCTCGTCGGCTACGACGACATCGAGTTCGCCGGCGCAGCAGTGGTGCCGCTGACCTCGGTACGCCAGCCGGCACGCGAGATGGGGGCCCGTGCGATCGAGCTGCTCATGCACCATCTCGCGGGATCCGACGATCCGATCGAAGCGCGCTTCGTACCCGAGCTCGTCGTGCGGGCGTCGACCCGCACCCCCTGA